One window of the Pseudomonas sihuiensis genome contains the following:
- a CDS encoding multicopper oxidase family protein encodes MSFTRRQVLAGLAGLGVAGLGAGGVRYWLGRPENVATHDYELIAAPLDLELVPGHVTPAWGYGGQAPGFELRCRQGERLRVRFINKLEQQSTIHWHGIRLPLEMDGVPYVSQAPVLPGEYFDYDFICHDAGSFWYHPHTTSAEQLGRGLVGPLIIEEREPTGFLHERTLSLKTWHIDEQGAFTDFLVPRQAAREGTRGRLTTINGEPNPTLELPEGQVVRLRLINVDNTITYRLNLPGGEARIYALDGNPVQPRPLGKEYWLGPGMRIDLALKVPAAGEELSLRNGPLRLATLKGVASSEVAGDWPPPLPANPVAEPDLARAETLRFNFEWAAALASPADEAAGRYKYWQINGQAWDINDKTCADRPIATLKKDGHYVFVLRNMAQYQHPVHLHGMTFKVLSSDRRKIIPYFTDTYLLGKNETARIAFVADNPGVWMFHCHVIDHMETGLMAAIEVV; translated from the coding sequence ATGTCGTTTACCCGTAGACAGGTGCTCGCCGGTCTGGCTGGCCTGGGTGTTGCCGGTCTGGGCGCTGGTGGTGTGCGTTATTGGCTCGGGCGCCCGGAGAATGTGGCGACCCATGACTACGAGCTGATCGCCGCGCCGCTGGATCTTGAGCTGGTGCCGGGACATGTGACGCCGGCCTGGGGCTATGGCGGCCAGGCGCCCGGGTTCGAGTTGCGCTGCCGCCAGGGCGAGCGCCTGCGGGTGCGCTTCATCAACAAGCTGGAGCAGCAGAGCACCATCCACTGGCATGGCATTCGTCTGCCGCTGGAGATGGACGGCGTGCCCTACGTCTCCCAGGCGCCGGTGCTGCCGGGTGAATACTTCGACTACGACTTCATCTGCCATGACGCCGGCAGCTTCTGGTATCACCCGCACACCACCAGCGCCGAGCAACTGGGGCGCGGCCTGGTCGGGCCGCTGATCATCGAGGAGCGTGAGCCGACGGGCTTCCTCCATGAGCGCACGCTAAGCCTGAAGACCTGGCATATCGACGAGCAGGGCGCCTTCACCGACTTTCTAGTGCCGCGTCAGGCAGCGCGCGAGGGAACTCGCGGGCGGCTGACGACCATCAATGGTGAGCCGAATCCAACGCTCGAACTGCCGGAAGGGCAGGTGGTGCGCCTGCGCCTGATCAATGTCGACAATACCATCACCTACCGTCTCAACCTGCCGGGCGGGGAGGCGCGCATCTATGCCCTGGACGGCAATCCGGTGCAGCCGCGGCCGCTGGGTAAGGAATACTGGCTGGGGCCTGGCATGCGCATCGACCTGGCGCTGAAGGTGCCGGCAGCCGGCGAGGAATTGTCGCTACGCAACGGGCCGCTGCGCCTGGCCACCCTGAAAGGTGTCGCCAGTAGCGAAGTCGCAGGCGACTGGCCACCGCCTCTGCCGGCCAACCCCGTCGCCGAACCGGACCTGGCCCGCGCCGAGACGCTGCGTTTCAACTTCGAGTGGGCCGCCGCGCTGGCTTCGCCTGCCGATGAGGCCGCCGGTCGCTACAAGTACTGGCAGATCAACGGCCAGGCCTGGGACATCAATGACAAGACCTGCGCCGATCGTCCGATCGCCACGTTGAAGAAAGACGGCCACTACGTTTTCGTGCTGCGCAACATGGCGCAGTATCAGCATCCGGTCCATCTGCACGGCATGACCTTCAAGGTGCTGAGCTCGGACCGGCGCAAGATCATTCCATATTTCACCGACACCTATCTGCTGGGCAAGAACGAGACCGCGCGCATCGCCTTCGTTGCCGATAATCCTGGTGTGTGGATGTTCCATTGCCACGTGATCGACCATATGGAAACGGGGCTGATGGCGGCCATCGAAGTGGTGTAG
- the tadA gene encoding tRNA adenosine(34) deaminase TadA — protein MKRPQIIDRSRDEHFMRLALAQARLGAEQGEVPVGAVLVQDGEVVGQGFNCPILRHDPSAHAEMVAIRAAAESVQNYRLPGSTLYVTLEPCSMCAGLIVHARIARVVYAASEPRAGVAISQGQFFDQGFLNHRVRVEGGLLAEESGALLKDFFKARRG, from the coding sequence ATGAAACGACCGCAGATCATCGACCGCTCGCGTGACGAGCACTTCATGCGCCTGGCGCTGGCGCAGGCACGCCTGGGCGCGGAGCAGGGCGAGGTGCCGGTCGGCGCCGTGCTGGTGCAGGATGGCGAAGTGGTCGGGCAGGGCTTCAACTGCCCGATTCTGCGTCACGACCCCAGCGCCCATGCCGAGATGGTGGCGATCCGCGCGGCAGCGGAAAGTGTGCAGAACTATCGACTGCCAGGCAGCACTCTCTACGTCACGCTGGAGCCCTGCAGCATGTGCGCGGGTTTGATCGTGCATGCACGCATCGCTCGTGTGGTTTACGCCGCCAGCGAGCCGCGTGCGGGAGTGGCGATCAGTCAGGGGCAATTCTTCGACCAGGGCTTTCTCAACCACCGCGTGCGGGTGGAGGGTGGCTTGCTGGCCGAGGAGAGCGGGGCGCTGCTGAAAGATTTCTTCAAGGCTCGGCGAGGCTGA
- the purL gene encoding phosphoribosylformylglycinamidine synthase — translation MLILRGAPALSAFRHGKLLEQLTSKVPAVTGLYAEFAHFADVTGVLNADEEQVLARLLKYGPSVPVQEPSGKLFLTIPRFGTISPWSSKASDIARNCGLAKVQRLERGIAYYVSGELSEADSAAVAALLHDRMTQLVLSALEDAAALFSHAEPKPLTAVDVLGGGRAALEQANQDLGLALAEDEIDYLVKSFNDLGRNPHDIELMMFAQANSEHCRHKIFNASWDIDGESQDKSLFGMIKNTYQMHSEGVLSAYKDNASVIEGFTAGRFFPNPDTREYGASVEPVHILMKVETHNHPTAIAPFPGASTGSGGEIRDEGATGRGAKPKAGLTGFSVSNLNIPDFLQPWEKPYGKPERIVSALDIMIEGPLGGAAFNNEFGRPALNGYFRTFEQAVSSPRGEEVRGYHKPIMLAGGLGNIRENHVQKGEISVGAKLIVLGGPAMLIGLGGGAASSMATGASSADLDFASVQRENPEMERRCQEVIDRCWQLGEANPIKFIHDVGAGGISNALPELINDGGRGGRFELRNVPNDEPGMAPHEIWCNESQERYVLSVDAADFERFKAICERERCPFAVVGEATAEPHLTVTDSHFSNTPVDMPLEVLLGKPPRMHRSVSREAEQGDDFSAASVDIEEALGRVLHHPAVASKSFLITIGDRTITGLVARDQMVGPWQVPVADCAVTATSFDVYTGEAMAMGERTPLALLDAPASGRMAVGETVTNLAAARIEKISDIKLSANWMAAAGHPGEDARLYDTVKAVGMELCPALGITIPVGKDSMSMKTRWQDEGVDKSVTAPLSLVITGFAPVQDIRQTLTPQLRMDKGETDLILIDLGRGQNRMGASILAQVYAQIGQQVPDLDDAEDLKAFFAVIQGLNADGHLLAYHDRSDGGLLTTVLEMAFAGHCGLSLNLDALADDSSELPAVLFNEELGAVIQVRQDATPEVLAQFSAAGLDDCVAVIGQAVNNGEVSISFNGEPVFAGERRLLQRQWAETSYRIQRLRDNAQGADQEFDLLLEEDNPGLSVKLGFDVNQDIAAPYIKKGVRPQVAILREQGVNGQVEMAAAFDRAGFSAIDVHMSDILAGRVSLEEFKGLVACGGFSYGDVLGAGEGWAKSVLFNARARDAFQGFFERRDSFALGVCNGCQMMSNLHELIPGTEFWPHFVRNRSEQFEARVAMVQIQESASIFLQGMAGSRMPIAIAHGEGHAEFESEEALLEADLSGTVALRYVDNHGKVTEAYPANPNGSPRGITGLTSRDGRVTIMMPHPERVFRAVQNSWRPDEWQEDGGWMRMFRNARVWVD, via the coding sequence ATGTTGATTCTGCGCGGCGCTCCCGCCCTTTCCGCTTTCCGCCACGGCAAATTGCTTGAGCAACTGACCAGCAAGGTGCCGGCCGTGACCGGGCTGTACGCCGAGTTCGCGCATTTCGCCGATGTGACGGGCGTACTCAACGCCGATGAAGAACAAGTGCTGGCGCGGCTGCTCAAGTACGGCCCGAGCGTGCCGGTGCAGGAGCCCAGCGGCAAACTGTTCCTGACCATTCCGCGTTTCGGCACCATTTCGCCCTGGTCGAGCAAGGCCAGCGACATCGCCCGTAACTGCGGCCTGGCCAAGGTCCAGCGCCTGGAGCGCGGTATCGCCTATTACGTCAGCGGCGAACTGAGCGAAGCCGACAGCGCTGCCGTCGCCGCCCTGCTGCATGACCGCATGACCCAGCTGGTGCTGAGCGCCCTTGAGGACGCTGCCGCGCTGTTCAGCCATGCCGAGCCCAAGCCGCTGACCGCCGTGGACGTGCTCGGTGGTGGCCGTGCCGCGCTGGAGCAGGCCAACCAGGATCTGGGCCTGGCCCTGGCCGAGGACGAAATCGACTACCTGGTGAAGAGCTTTAATGACCTGGGGCGCAATCCGCACGACATCGAACTGATGATGTTCGCCCAGGCCAACTCCGAGCACTGCCGCCACAAGATCTTCAATGCCAGTTGGGACATCGACGGCGAGAGCCAGGACAAGTCGCTGTTCGGCATGATCAAGAACACCTACCAGATGCATAGCGAAGGCGTGCTGAGCGCCTACAAGGACAACGCCTCGGTCATCGAAGGCTTCACCGCCGGGCGTTTCTTCCCCAATCCGGACACCCGCGAGTACGGTGCGAGCGTCGAGCCGGTGCATATCCTGATGAAGGTGGAGACGCACAACCACCCGACCGCCATTGCACCGTTCCCGGGCGCCTCCACCGGCTCCGGTGGTGAGATTCGTGACGAAGGCGCTACCGGCCGTGGCGCCAAACCGAAGGCCGGCCTGACTGGTTTCTCGGTCTCCAACCTGAATATCCCCGATTTCCTCCAGCCCTGGGAAAAGCCCTACGGCAAGCCCGAGCGCATCGTCAGCGCGCTGGACATCATGATCGAAGGCCCGCTGGGCGGCGCCGCGTTCAACAACGAGTTCGGTCGTCCGGCACTCAATGGCTACTTCCGTACCTTCGAGCAGGCTGTCAGCAGCCCGCGCGGTGAGGAAGTGCGTGGCTACCACAAGCCGATCATGCTCGCCGGCGGTCTCGGCAACATCCGCGAGAACCACGTACAGAAGGGCGAGATCTCGGTCGGCGCCAAGCTGATCGTGCTCGGCGGCCCGGCCATGCTCATCGGCCTGGGCGGCGGCGCCGCCTCGTCGATGGCCACCGGTGCCAGCTCGGCCGATCTGGATTTTGCCTCGGTGCAGCGCGAGAACCCGGAAATGGAACGCCGTTGCCAGGAGGTCATCGACCGCTGCTGGCAGCTGGGCGAGGCCAACCCGATCAAGTTCATCCACGACGTCGGCGCCGGTGGTATCTCCAATGCCCTGCCGGAACTGATCAACGACGGCGGTCGCGGTGGCCGTTTCGAGCTGCGTAACGTGCCCAACGATGAGCCGGGTATGGCTCCGCACGAAATCTGGTGCAACGAGTCGCAGGAGCGTTACGTCCTGTCCGTCGATGCGGCCGACTTCGAGCGTTTCAAGGCCATCTGCGAGCGTGAGCGCTGCCCGTTCGCTGTAGTCGGCGAGGCCACTGCAGAGCCGCACCTGACAGTGACCGACAGCCACTTTAGCAACACCCCGGTGGACATGCCGTTGGAAGTGCTGCTGGGCAAACCGCCGCGCATGCACCGCAGTGTCAGCCGCGAAGCCGAGCAGGGCGATGATTTCAGCGCCGCCAGCGTCGATATCGAAGAAGCCCTGGGTCGTGTGCTGCATCACCCGGCCGTGGCCAGCAAGAGCTTCCTGATCACCATCGGCGACCGCACCATCACCGGTCTGGTTGCTCGCGACCAGATGGTCGGTCCGTGGCAGGTGCCGGTGGCCGACTGCGCCGTTACCGCCACCAGCTTCGACGTCTACACCGGTGAAGCCATGGCCATGGGCGAGCGCACGCCGCTGGCGCTGCTCGACGCACCGGCTTCCGGGCGCATGGCGGTGGGTGAGACCGTTACCAACCTGGCCGCTGCACGCATCGAGAAAATCTCCGACATCAAACTGTCGGCCAACTGGATGGCGGCTGCCGGCCACCCGGGCGAAGACGCCCGCCTGTATGACACCGTCAAGGCTGTCGGCATGGAGCTGTGCCCGGCGCTGGGCATTACCATTCCGGTGGGCAAGGACTCCATGTCCATGAAAACCCGCTGGCAGGATGAAGGCGTCGACAAGAGCGTGACCGCGCCGTTGTCGCTGGTGATCACCGGCTTCGCTCCGGTGCAGGACATCCGTCAGACCCTGACCCCGCAACTGCGCATGGACAAGGGCGAGACCGACCTGATCCTGATCGACCTTGGCCGTGGTCAGAACCGCATGGGCGCCTCGATCCTGGCGCAGGTCTATGCGCAGATCGGCCAGCAGGTGCCGGACCTCGACGACGCCGAAGACCTCAAGGCCTTCTTCGCCGTGATCCAGGGACTGAATGCCGACGGCCACCTGCTGGCTTACCACGACCGTTCCGACGGCGGTCTGCTGACCACCGTGCTGGAAATGGCCTTCGCTGGTCATTGCGGTCTGTCGCTGAACCTCGACGCGCTGGCTGATGACAGCTCCGAGCTGCCAGCGGTGCTGTTCAACGAAGAGCTGGGTGCGGTGATCCAGGTGCGCCAGGACGCCACTCCGGAAGTGCTGGCGCAGTTCAGCGCCGCCGGTCTGGACGACTGCGTGGCCGTGATTGGCCAGGCCGTGAACAACGGCGAGGTCAGCATCAGCTTCAATGGCGAACCGGTGTTCGCCGGTGAGCGCCGTCTGCTGCAGCGTCAGTGGGCCGAGACCAGCTACCGCATCCAGCGTCTGCGCGATAATGCGCAGGGCGCGGATCAGGAGTTCGACCTGCTGTTGGAAGAAGACAATCCCGGCCTGTCGGTCAAGCTCGGCTTCGACGTCAACCAGGACATCGCTGCGCCTTACATCAAGAAGGGCGTACGTCCGCAGGTGGCGATCCTGCGTGAGCAGGGCGTCAACGGCCAGGTGGAAATGGCTGCCGCGTTCGACCGCGCCGGTTTCTCCGCCATCGACGTGCATATGAGTGACATCCTCGCCGGTCGCGTCAGCCTGGAAGAGTTCAAAGGCCTGGTGGCTTGCGGCGGCTTCTCCTACGGCGACGTACTCGGCGCCGGTGAAGGTTGGGCCAAGTCGGTGCTGTTCAACGCTCGCGCCCGCGATGCCTTCCAAGGCTTCTTCGAACGTCGCGACAGCTTCGCCCTCGGCGTGTGCAACGGCTGCCAGATGATGAGCAACCTGCATGAGCTGATCCCTGGCACCGAGTTCTGGCCGCACTTCGTGCGCAACCGCTCCGAGCAGTTCGAAGCGCGCGTGGCCATGGTGCAGATCCAGGAGTCGGCATCGATCTTCCTGCAGGGCATGGCCGGTTCGCGCATGCCGATCGCCATCGCCCACGGCGAGGGTCATGCCGAGTTCGAAAGCGAGGAGGCGCTGCTGGAGGCCGACTTGTCCGGTACCGTGGCCCTGCGTTACGTGGACAACCACGGCAAGGTCACCGAAGCCTACCCGGCCAACCCTAACGGTTCGCCGCGTGGCATCACCGGCCTGACCAGCCGCGACGGTCGCGTGACCATCATGATGCCGCACCCGGAACGGGTGTTCCGCGCCGTACAGAACTCCTGGCGCCCGGACGAGTGGCAGGAAGACGGCGGCTGGATGCGCATGTTCCGCAACGCCCGAGTGTGGGTGGACTAA
- a CDS encoding TonB-dependent siderophore receptor, with translation MTDSKNGVLNARAPWRRVTSAALFCTPLVAAPLYVHAQEASSAKEDEPFRLAPIIVNAKASAGDDASSVVAQELWVGGKVATSILNTPASVSVVTQKEIEQRSVNTTEELLQYTPGVITDFYGSDDRNDYFKIRGFQATTYRDGLTLSSMRGVREDPFAFERVEILRGANSTLFGAADPGGSVNFVTKKPRFEKFGQIYGTYGSFNHKETGIDVGDVLNADKTLAYRFTGKFQDSDREYDHSQDDNQLLMGGLTWAPTAYTSATLVVDHLKTKSTPNSGGYPTDREYDRDEFFGEPGYNFHDVERTNISGSFSHDFDNGFILRSNLRYSELTDDFAYLYLSGTGTGTLRDRDAFGTDTDAEQVNGNLMLQYDARFGNIDSSTMMGVEYGDSTTDASSIYARVTPIDIANPVYSGAPGGLSPYRHVKQEYTTKAVFLQQNLSFYDRVIVTAGVRNDSMDLAETNKLNTVKTSDSFSETSYRGALTFIVTDEVSTYVSMVESVSPPEIGVTPKRGKQYEVGAKYSPAGMNALFSAAIYDLTQENVSIAVVVPGGGIQQQTVGETRVRGLDLEAKAELTENLSLVGGYSYMKSDVLRGSLWDGTSLKGNEFEVTPRHSASLWSYYSVPGTKVSVGLGARYIGEYYFGAANTDKSDAATVFDAAFTYNIVKGTDLALNVSNLLDEQHVVGSGTADYYNPGREVTAKLSYSW, from the coding sequence ATGACCGATAGTAAGAACGGGGTTCTCAATGCACGAGCGCCCTGGCGGCGCGTTACCAGCGCTGCTCTGTTTTGCACGCCGCTGGTTGCCGCGCCTCTATACGTTCACGCGCAAGAGGCAAGCTCTGCCAAAGAGGATGAACCCTTCCGCCTGGCGCCAATTATTGTCAACGCCAAGGCCTCGGCAGGTGATGACGCCAGTTCGGTGGTTGCCCAGGAGCTCTGGGTCGGCGGCAAGGTCGCCACCAGCATCCTCAATACCCCGGCCTCTGTTTCCGTGGTGACCCAGAAGGAAATCGAGCAGCGCAGCGTCAACACCACAGAAGAACTCCTGCAATACACGCCAGGCGTGATCACCGACTTCTACGGCAGCGATGACCGCAACGACTACTTCAAGATTCGTGGTTTCCAGGCCACCACCTATCGCGATGGTTTGACACTGAGTTCCATGCGTGGTGTTCGCGAAGATCCGTTCGCCTTCGAGCGCGTTGAAATTCTGCGGGGCGCCAACTCAACGCTGTTTGGCGCAGCTGACCCGGGTGGTTCGGTGAACTTTGTGACCAAGAAGCCGCGCTTCGAGAAATTCGGTCAGATCTACGGCACTTACGGTTCCTTCAACCACAAGGAAACCGGCATCGACGTTGGTGATGTACTGAATGCGGATAAGACCTTGGCTTATCGTTTCACCGGCAAGTTCCAGGACAGTGATCGTGAGTACGATCACTCTCAGGACGACAATCAGCTCCTCATGGGCGGCCTGACGTGGGCACCGACGGCCTATACCTCAGCAACGCTCGTCGTGGATCACCTCAAGACCAAGAGTACCCCCAACAGTGGCGGCTACCCGACAGACAGGGAATATGACCGCGATGAATTCTTCGGTGAACCTGGCTACAACTTCCACGATGTGGAACGCACCAATATCAGTGGTAGTTTCAGTCACGATTTCGACAACGGTTTCATCCTGCGCAGCAACCTGCGGTACAGCGAGCTGACGGATGACTTTGCATACCTGTATCTGAGTGGCACAGGAACGGGAACGCTTCGCGACCGTGATGCTTTTGGTACCGATACTGACGCCGAGCAGGTCAACGGTAATCTGATGCTGCAATACGATGCTCGTTTCGGAAATATCGATAGCAGCACCATGATGGGAGTCGAGTACGGCGATTCCACGACCGACGCCAGTTCTATCTACGCCCGAGTGACGCCCATCGATATTGCCAATCCGGTCTACAGTGGTGCTCCAGGCGGACTGTCGCCCTATCGTCACGTCAAACAGGAGTACACGACCAAGGCTGTATTCCTGCAACAGAACCTGTCCTTCTACGACCGCGTTATCGTCACTGCAGGCGTGCGTAACGATTCGATGGACCTGGCTGAAACCAACAAGCTCAACACCGTCAAAACCTCCGATAGTTTTTCTGAGACGTCTTACCGTGGCGCATTGACCTTCATCGTCACTGACGAGGTTTCGACCTACGTAAGCATGGTGGAATCCGTTTCTCCGCCCGAGATTGGCGTCACTCCGAAGCGCGGCAAGCAGTATGAAGTAGGCGCGAAATATTCACCTGCTGGTATGAACGCGCTCTTTTCCGCAGCTATCTATGACTTGACTCAGGAAAATGTCTCCATTGCCGTTGTTGTACCTGGCGGAGGTATTCAGCAGCAGACGGTTGGTGAGACAAGGGTGCGAGGCCTGGATCTGGAAGCCAAGGCTGAGTTGACCGAGAACCTGAGCTTGGTGGGTGGTTACTCCTACATGAAGTCAGATGTGCTTCGCGGCTCGCTGTGGGATGGTACGTCTCTCAAAGGTAATGAATTTGAAGTCACTCCACGGCATAGCGCTTCACTCTGGAGCTACTACAGTGTGCCGGGCACGAAGGTGAGCGTAGGCCTGGGTGCCCGTTACATTGGTGAATACTATTTTGGCGCCGCCAACACCGATAAAAGTGATGCCGCTACAGTGTTCGACGCCGCCTTCACCTACAACATCGTCAAGGGCACTGATCTGGCTCTGAACGTCAGCAATCTGCTGGATGAGCAGCATGTGGTCGGCTCCGGTACGGCTGATTACTACAACCCGGGCCGTGAGGTTACCGCCAAGCTGAGCTACAGCTGGTAA
- the mltF gene encoding membrane-bound lytic murein transglycosylase MltF, whose product MFARPAIRMRCATGLLAIGTLLMLAGCGEDPKPSVLEQAKAEGELRVVTRNSPATYFQDRNGATGFEYELAKRFATDLGLELKIETADNLDSLFSSLDLANGPVMAAAGLVDTPQRQRQARFSIPYLEVTPQVIYRQGESRPTKPEDLVGKRILVLAGSSHAEQLAALKLEQPELEFEVSDAVEVVDLLRMVDEGQIDLTLVDSNELAMNQVYFPNVRVAFDLGDTNTMRWAVAAGEDDSLLVEIDAFLERSEANGTLQRLKERYYGHVDVLGYVGAYTFAQHLQQRLPRYEKMFRQAGHANQVDWRLLAAMGYQESLWQPNATSKTGVRGLMMLTQRTAQSVGVSNRLDPKQSIDGGARYFIQVHQQLPEGIVEPDRTWFALAAYNVGGGHLEDARKLTEAEGLDPNKWADVQKILPRLAQKQWYSKTRYGYARGGEPVHFVRNIRRYYDILTWVTQPQLEGTQVAESGIHLPGIDKRKPEEETPPL is encoded by the coding sequence ATGTTTGCACGACCTGCGATACGCATGCGTTGCGCCACAGGGCTGTTGGCGATTGGAACCCTCCTGATGCTTGCTGGCTGTGGCGAAGACCCCAAGCCCAGCGTACTCGAGCAGGCAAAGGCGGAGGGTGAGCTGCGCGTGGTCACTCGTAACAGCCCCGCCACCTACTTCCAGGACCGCAACGGCGCCACCGGTTTCGAATATGAACTGGCCAAGCGCTTCGCCACCGATCTCGGCCTGGAACTGAAGATCGAAACCGCAGACAACCTCGACAGTCTGTTTTCCAGCCTCGACCTCGCCAACGGCCCGGTCATGGCTGCCGCCGGCCTGGTGGATACGCCACAGCGCCAGCGCCAGGCACGCTTCTCGATTCCCTATCTGGAAGTCACGCCACAGGTCATCTACCGCCAGGGCGAGAGCCGGCCGACCAAACCCGAAGACCTGGTCGGCAAACGCATTCTGGTGCTGGCCGGCAGCAGCCATGCCGAACAGCTGGCCGCCCTCAAGCTGGAACAGCCGGAGCTGGAGTTCGAGGTATCCGACGCCGTCGAGGTGGTCGACCTGCTGCGCATGGTCGATGAAGGACAGATCGACCTGACCCTGGTCGACTCCAACGAGCTGGCGATGAACCAGGTGTACTTTCCCAATGTGCGGGTGGCCTTCGACCTGGGCGACACCAACACCATGCGCTGGGCGGTAGCCGCTGGCGAGGATGACAGCCTGCTGGTGGAGATCGACGCCTTCCTCGAACGCTCGGAGGCTAACGGCACCCTGCAGCGCCTGAAGGAACGCTACTACGGCCATGTCGACGTGCTCGGCTATGTCGGTGCTTACACCTTCGCGCAGCACCTGCAGCAGCGCCTGCCGCGCTACGAGAAGATGTTCCGCCAGGCCGGTCACGCCAATCAGGTCGACTGGCGCCTGCTCGCCGCCATGGGCTATCAGGAGTCGCTGTGGCAACCCAACGCCACGTCCAAGACTGGCGTACGCGGCCTGATGATGCTGACCCAGCGCACCGCCCAGTCGGTCGGTGTCTCCAACCGTCTCGACCCTAAACAGAGCATCGACGGCGGTGCCCGCTACTTCATCCAGGTTCACCAGCAACTGCCGGAAGGCATCGTCGAGCCGGATCGCACCTGGTTCGCCCTGGCCGCCTACAACGTCGGCGGTGGCCACCTAGAAGACGCGCGCAAGCTGACCGAAGCCGAAGGGCTGGACCCGAACAAGTGGGCCGATGTGCAGAAGATCCTGCCGCGTCTGGCGCAAAAGCAGTGGTACAGCAAGACCCGCTACGGCTATGCGCGCGGCGGCGAGCCGGTGCACTTCGTGCGCAACATCCGTCGTTACTACGACATTCTCACCTGGGTCACCCAGCCGCAGCTGGAAGGCACGCAAGTGGCCGAGAGCGGTATTCACCTGCCCGGCATCGACAAGCGCAAGCCCGAAGAAGAAACCCCGCCGCTCTGA